One window of Puntigrus tetrazona isolate hp1 chromosome 14, ASM1883169v1, whole genome shotgun sequence genomic DNA carries:
- the ppp2r2ba gene encoding serine/threonine-protein phosphatase 2A 55 kDa regulatory subunit B beta isoform isoform X2 produces MEEESDSRKINNSFLRDHNYATEADIISTVEFNSTGELLATGDKGGRVVVFQREQESKNQPHRRGEYNVYSTFQSHEPEFDYLKSLEIEEKINKIRWLPQQNAAYFLLSTNDKTVKLWKISERDKRPEGYNLKDEDGRIRDPATITTLRVPVLRPMDLMVEATPRRVFSNAHTYHINSISVNSDYETFMSTDDLRINLWNLEITNRSFNIVDIKPTNMEELTEVITAAEFHPHQCNTFVYSSSKGSIRLCDMRASALCDNHSKFFEEPEDPSNRSFFSEIISSISDVKFSHSGRYLMTRDYLTVKVWDLNMESKPLETYQVHDYLRSKLCSLYENDCIFDKFECVWNGSDSVIMTGSYNNFFRMFDRNTKRDVTLEASRENSKPRAILKPRKVCVGGKRRKDEISVDSLDFSKKILHTAWHPSENIIAVAATNNLYIFQDKVN; encoded by the exons ATGGAGGAGGAGAGTGACAGCCGCAAAATTAACAACAGCTTCCTTCGGGACCACAACTATGCAACCGAAG CTGACATCATCTCTACTGTGGAGTTTAACTCTACTGGAGAGCTCTTGGCCACAGGAGACAAGGGAGGAAGAGTTGTGGTTTTCCAAAGGGAGCAAGAG AGCAAGAACCAGCCTCACAGACGTGGGGAGTATAATGTTTACAGCACGTTTCAGAGTCACGAGCCGGAGTTTGACTACCTGAAGAGTTTAGAGATTGAGGAAAAGATCAATAAGATACGCTGGCTGCCTCAGCAGAATGCTGCCTACTTCCTGCTCTCCACCAATG ataaaactgTGAAACTGTGGAAGATCAGTGAGAGGGATAAGAGACCGGAGGGATATAACCTGAAGGATGAAGATGGAAGAATCAGAGACCCAGCCACCATCACAACATTACGG GTGCCAGTGTTGCGGCCCATGGACCTCATGGTTGAGGCAACACCTCGGAGAGTGTTTTCCAATGCACACACATACCACATCAACTCCATCTCTGTCAACAGCGACTATGAGACCTTTATGTCCACCGATGACTTGAGGATCAACTTGTGGAACCTGGAGATCACAAACAGAAGCTTCA ACATTGTAGACATTAAACCAACGAACATGGAAGAGCTGACGGAGGTGATAACGGCAGCAGAGTTTCACCCTCACCAGTGCAACACCTTTGTCTACAGTAGCAGTAAAGGCTCCATACGGCTGTGTGACATGAGGGCATCAGCGCTCTGTGACAACCACTCAAAAT TTTTCGAGGAGCCAGAAGACCCAAGCAATCGCTCCTTTTTCTCTGAAATCATCTCCTCTATTTCTGACGTAAAGTTCAGCCACAGTGGGCGGTACCTGATGACACGTGACTACCTGACAGTGAAGGTCTGGGATCTCAACATGGAGAGCAAACCACTGGAAACCTATCAG GTACATGATTACCTAAGAAGTAAGCTGTGCTCGCTGTACGAGAACGATTGCATCTTCGACAAATTTGAATGTGTTTGGAATGGATCAGACAG TGTGATTATGACTGGTTCTTACAACAACTTCTTCCGAATGTTCGACCGTAACACGAAGCGTGACGTGACTCTGGAGGCGTCCCGGGAGAACAGCAAGCCTCGGGCGATCCTGAAACCGCGCAAGGTGTGTGTGGGCGGAAAGCGTCGCAAAGATGAAATCAGTGTGGACAGCCTGGACTTTAGCAAGAAAATTCTCCACACTGCCTGGCATCCTTCTGAGAACATCATCGCTGTGGCAGCCACCAATAACCTTTACATATTCCAAGATAAGGTCAACTAG
- the ppp2r2ba gene encoding serine/threonine-protein phosphatase 2A 55 kDa regulatory subunit B beta isoform isoform X3, whose protein sequence is MHLFEEDKRRFLKADIISTVEFNSTGELLATGDKGGRVVVFQREQESKNQPHRRGEYNVYSTFQSHEPEFDYLKSLEIEEKINKIRWLPQQNAAYFLLSTNDKTVKLWKISERDKRPEGYNLKDEDGRIRDPATITTLRVPVLRPMDLMVEATPRRVFSNAHTYHINSISVNSDYETFMSTDDLRINLWNLEITNRSFNIVDIKPTNMEELTEVITAAEFHPHQCNTFVYSSSKGSIRLCDMRASALCDNHSKFFEEPEDPSNRSFFSEIISSISDVKFSHSGRYLMTRDYLTVKVWDLNMESKPLETYQVHDYLRSKLCSLYENDCIFDKFECVWNGSDSVIMTGSYNNFFRMFDRNTKRDVTLEASRENSKPRAILKPRKVCVGGKRRKDEISVDSLDFSKKILHTAWHPSENIIAVAATNNLYIFQDKVN, encoded by the exons ATGCATCTTTTTGAGGAGGATAAAAGACGATTTCTTAAAG CTGACATCATCTCTACTGTGGAGTTTAACTCTACTGGAGAGCTCTTGGCCACAGGAGACAAGGGAGGAAGAGTTGTGGTTTTCCAAAGGGAGCAAGAG AGCAAGAACCAGCCTCACAGACGTGGGGAGTATAATGTTTACAGCACGTTTCAGAGTCACGAGCCGGAGTTTGACTACCTGAAGAGTTTAGAGATTGAGGAAAAGATCAATAAGATACGCTGGCTGCCTCAGCAGAATGCTGCCTACTTCCTGCTCTCCACCAATG ataaaactgTGAAACTGTGGAAGATCAGTGAGAGGGATAAGAGACCGGAGGGATATAACCTGAAGGATGAAGATGGAAGAATCAGAGACCCAGCCACCATCACAACATTACGG GTGCCAGTGTTGCGGCCCATGGACCTCATGGTTGAGGCAACACCTCGGAGAGTGTTTTCCAATGCACACACATACCACATCAACTCCATCTCTGTCAACAGCGACTATGAGACCTTTATGTCCACCGATGACTTGAGGATCAACTTGTGGAACCTGGAGATCACAAACAGAAGCTTCA ACATTGTAGACATTAAACCAACGAACATGGAAGAGCTGACGGAGGTGATAACGGCAGCAGAGTTTCACCCTCACCAGTGCAACACCTTTGTCTACAGTAGCAGTAAAGGCTCCATACGGCTGTGTGACATGAGGGCATCAGCGCTCTGTGACAACCACTCAAAAT TTTTCGAGGAGCCAGAAGACCCAAGCAATCGCTCCTTTTTCTCTGAAATCATCTCCTCTATTTCTGACGTAAAGTTCAGCCACAGTGGGCGGTACCTGATGACACGTGACTACCTGACAGTGAAGGTCTGGGATCTCAACATGGAGAGCAAACCACTGGAAACCTATCAG GTACATGATTACCTAAGAAGTAAGCTGTGCTCGCTGTACGAGAACGATTGCATCTTCGACAAATTTGAATGTGTTTGGAATGGATCAGACAG TGTGATTATGACTGGTTCTTACAACAACTTCTTCCGAATGTTCGACCGTAACACGAAGCGTGACGTGACTCTGGAGGCGTCCCGGGAGAACAGCAAGCCTCGGGCGATCCTGAAACCGCGCAAGGTGTGTGTGGGCGGAAAGCGTCGCAAAGATGAAATCAGTGTGGACAGCCTGGACTTTAGCAAGAAAATTCTCCACACTGCCTGGCATCCTTCTGAGAACATCATCGCTGTGGCAGCCACCAATAACCTTTACATATTCCAAGATAAGGTCAACTAG
- the ppp2r2ba gene encoding serine/threonine-protein phosphatase 2A 55 kDa regulatory subunit B beta isoform isoform X1 gives MKCFSRYLPYLFRPPSTLLSSSCHTEADIISTVEFNSTGELLATGDKGGRVVVFQREQESKNQPHRRGEYNVYSTFQSHEPEFDYLKSLEIEEKINKIRWLPQQNAAYFLLSTNDKTVKLWKISERDKRPEGYNLKDEDGRIRDPATITTLRVPVLRPMDLMVEATPRRVFSNAHTYHINSISVNSDYETFMSTDDLRINLWNLEITNRSFNIVDIKPTNMEELTEVITAAEFHPHQCNTFVYSSSKGSIRLCDMRASALCDNHSKFFEEPEDPSNRSFFSEIISSISDVKFSHSGRYLMTRDYLTVKVWDLNMESKPLETYQVHDYLRSKLCSLYENDCIFDKFECVWNGSDSVIMTGSYNNFFRMFDRNTKRDVTLEASRENSKPRAILKPRKVCVGGKRRKDEISVDSLDFSKKILHTAWHPSENIIAVAATNNLYIFQDKVN, from the exons CTGACATCATCTCTACTGTGGAGTTTAACTCTACTGGAGAGCTCTTGGCCACAGGAGACAAGGGAGGAAGAGTTGTGGTTTTCCAAAGGGAGCAAGAG AGCAAGAACCAGCCTCACAGACGTGGGGAGTATAATGTTTACAGCACGTTTCAGAGTCACGAGCCGGAGTTTGACTACCTGAAGAGTTTAGAGATTGAGGAAAAGATCAATAAGATACGCTGGCTGCCTCAGCAGAATGCTGCCTACTTCCTGCTCTCCACCAATG ataaaactgTGAAACTGTGGAAGATCAGTGAGAGGGATAAGAGACCGGAGGGATATAACCTGAAGGATGAAGATGGAAGAATCAGAGACCCAGCCACCATCACAACATTACGG GTGCCAGTGTTGCGGCCCATGGACCTCATGGTTGAGGCAACACCTCGGAGAGTGTTTTCCAATGCACACACATACCACATCAACTCCATCTCTGTCAACAGCGACTATGAGACCTTTATGTCCACCGATGACTTGAGGATCAACTTGTGGAACCTGGAGATCACAAACAGAAGCTTCA ACATTGTAGACATTAAACCAACGAACATGGAAGAGCTGACGGAGGTGATAACGGCAGCAGAGTTTCACCCTCACCAGTGCAACACCTTTGTCTACAGTAGCAGTAAAGGCTCCATACGGCTGTGTGACATGAGGGCATCAGCGCTCTGTGACAACCACTCAAAAT TTTTCGAGGAGCCAGAAGACCCAAGCAATCGCTCCTTTTTCTCTGAAATCATCTCCTCTATTTCTGACGTAAAGTTCAGCCACAGTGGGCGGTACCTGATGACACGTGACTACCTGACAGTGAAGGTCTGGGATCTCAACATGGAGAGCAAACCACTGGAAACCTATCAG GTACATGATTACCTAAGAAGTAAGCTGTGCTCGCTGTACGAGAACGATTGCATCTTCGACAAATTTGAATGTGTTTGGAATGGATCAGACAG TGTGATTATGACTGGTTCTTACAACAACTTCTTCCGAATGTTCGACCGTAACACGAAGCGTGACGTGACTCTGGAGGCGTCCCGGGAGAACAGCAAGCCTCGGGCGATCCTGAAACCGCGCAAGGTGTGTGTGGGCGGAAAGCGTCGCAAAGATGAAATCAGTGTGGACAGCCTGGACTTTAGCAAGAAAATTCTCCACACTGCCTGGCATCCTTCTGAGAACATCATCGCTGTGGCAGCCACCAATAACCTTTACATATTCCAAGATAAGGTCAACTAG